Proteins co-encoded in one Papaver somniferum cultivar HN1 chromosome 5, ASM357369v1, whole genome shotgun sequence genomic window:
- the LOC113281317 gene encoding uncharacterized protein LOC113281317: protein MAAGQQKKRLNVSSAVSGNLQQYSAKRKKNAESSQALSNMRSRVSVELDEKDIMIVSKREQVGIGWSDLGPFIDSFSKCGLADVVTIPQETLDLEDMTDVLSYEVWETHLSDLERNFLFKFLPQGIDADQLVQGLLSGENLHFGNPFLKWGTSLCSGNFHPDAILRKEVSFKTNKNSYYQELMKYHYDILETLQNWKELWLTCKDPEVDLPRIITRKGFMKDRHQQSQAVSERRKVGSFSRKEEMPQKLCIRSCDASKYMSYFKISRKQHELVKNVKQSGDGIQSKSLNRVLGDIKSFDVQPFEAFEAEERKKLHKHWLKITTRDLPLAFAQWTERKSQRQQWRMSLDQEVAERSNLDEEKVLTDSFLEERKDEVQAYPEIIMDVKDSREDKETSPDSIYQSQPLVRVPSLNGQCELNHMNTESKNSNQDILECKDASPVSPTVFRSVSPSEDFVEARDLVVTTKESVASLKVNEPLQRIPSLNSHQELDHLEMEGTKEDIMQPYTAPNLTEVIGNMNSTQNAIKQAVPFTAKDVWPASDMLDPFHDHHMSGRQSFTSAELSLRQPDNFKQHPTGLIDLERDTFESNVEESLFQRRPSNSIGSGLHINGSGSVLDSYTNYDCNNLPPFPKEEGLLPSYSHDPKRIGMQFLETRSEPLVTGNPRAVHFQEQPQQLLEQRQHLSNRDFYIQQSIHQKNIYTDSGRYSNSNLGHSLFPQVNMQNWAVNPVHVSSPLSSISNGEGLSGKNWLPNEHGVHGVWPGVEISGSSGQCLGNRRDTDESLYSIFSQHSTLQSRSYEPVTTTNAVTTTTEQYLPMRDFVGRSTTANGDFGQHTGHQLLNLRGTEADFAAIAAPTLNVNANTNTSWMNLAHQSSHIQDPIQKPFLRSWN, encoded by the exons ATGGCGGCTGGTCAGCAAAAAAAGCGGTTAAATGTGTCTAGTGCTGTAAGTGGCAATTTACAACAATATAGTGCAAAGAGAAAAAAGAATGCTGAATCATCGCAAGCTCTGTCAAATATGAGGTCACGAGTTTCGGTCGAGTTGGATGAGAAAGATATAATGATTGTTTCAAAGAGAGAACAAGTCGGCATAGGTTGGAGTGATTTGGGCCCTTTTATTGATTCATTCTCTAAATGCGGCTTAGCAGATGTGGTTACCATTCCTCAGGAAACTTTGGATTTGGAGGATATGACTGACGTTTTATCATATGAA GTGTGGGAAACACATCTTTCAGACTTGGAGAgaaattttcttttcaagtttCTTCCTCAAGGAATAGATGCAGATCAATTGGTGCAAGGGTTGCTTTCAGGGGAAAACCTTCATTTTGGAAATCCTTTCCTCAAGTG GGGTACTTCACTTTGTTCTGGTAATTTTCACCCTGATGCTATTCTAAGAAAGGAAGTGTCTTTCAAGACAAATAAGAACTCCTACTACCAGGAGTTAATGAAGTACCATTATGA TATTTTGGAGACCTTACAGAACTGGAAGGAACTATGGTTAACCTGCAAAGATCCTGAAGTGGATTTACCTCGGATAATCACGAG GAAAGGATTCATGAAGGACAGACATCAACAATCACAAGCTGTCTCGGAAAGGCGCAAGGTCGGATCATTTTCTAGGAAAGAAGAAATGCCACAAAAGCTGTGTATTCGCTCTTGTGATGCTTCTAAGTATATGTCTTACTTCAAG ATAAGCAGGAAACAACATGAGCTAGTAAAGAATGTAAAACAATCCGGCGATGGTATTCAGTCTAAGTCTCTTAATCGTGTATTGGGTGACATCAAAAGTTTTGATGTGCAACCTTTTGAGGCATTTGAGGCAGAAGAGCGCAAGAAGCTGCATAAGCACTG GTTGAAAATTACAACGAGAGATCTCCCATTAGCTTTTGCACAGTGGACTGAAAGAAAATCACAGAGGCAACAATGGAGGATGTCTTTGGATCAAGAAGTTGCAGAAAGGAGCAATTTG GATGAGGAGAAAGTGCTCACAGATAGCTTTCTTGAAGAACGAAAAGATGAAGTACAGGCTTATCCTGAAATTATCATGGATGTAAAAGACTCCAGAGAGGACAAAGAGACTTCTCCTGACTCCATATATCAGAGTCAGCCCCTTGTTCGAGTACCTTCACTTAATGGTCAGTGCGAGCTCAATCACATGAATACGGAATCAAAGAATAGCAACCAAGACATCTTAGAATGTAAAGATGCTTCGCCAGTTTCGCCCACAGTTTTCAGAAGTGTGAGTCCATCTGAAGATTTTGTTGAAGCAAGAGATCTCGTTGTCACCACTAAAGAGTCTGTTGCTTCCTTAAAAGTCAATGAGCCTTTACAGAGAATTCCCTCACTTAATAGTCATCAAGAGCTTGACCACTTGGAAATGGAGGGTACCAAAGAGGATATAATGCAACCATATACTGCTCCTAATCTGACTGAGGTAATTGGAAATATGAATTCCACTCAGAATGCAATCAAGCAGGCGGTTCCTTTTACTGCTAAAGATGTTTGGCCTGCATCTGACATGCTGGACCCTTTTCATGATCATCATATGTCTGGAAGGCAGAGCTTCACGTCTGCAGAGTTGTCACTTAGGCAACCAGATAATTTTAAACAGCACCCAACTGGTTTGATTGATCTAGAGAGGGACACATTTGAAAGCAATGTTGAGGAATCTTTGTTCCAAAGAAGGCCGTCTAATAGTATAGGGTCAGGTTTGCACATCAATGGAAGTGGGTCTGTCTTGGATTCCTACACTAATTATGACTGCAACAACCTTCCACCCTTTCCTAAAGAAGAAGGTTTACTGCCATCTTACTCACATGACCCTAAACGGATTGGAATGCAATTCCTAGAAACTAGAAGTGAGCCTTTGGTAACTGGTAATCCTCGTGCTGTCCATTTTCAAGAACAACCACAACAGCTGTTAGAGCAGAGGCAACACCTGAGCAATAGAGATTTTTATATTCAGCAGAGCATCCACCAGAAGAATATATACACTGATAGTGGGAGGTACTCAAACTCTAATTTAGGCCACAGCCTGTTCCCACAAGTCAACATGCAGAATTGGGCCGTTAATCCTGTACATGTATCATCCCCTTTATCATCCATTTCGAATGGAGAGGGGCTTTCAGGTAAGAACTGGCTTCCTAACGAGCATGGAGTTCATGGTGTCTGGCCTGGAGTAGAGATATCTGGTAGCTCAGGTCAGTGTTTGGGGAACAGAAGAGACACCGATGAAAGCCTGTATAGTATTTTCTCTCAGCACAGTACATTGCAGTCTCGTTCTTACGAGCCAGTGACCACTACCAATGCAGTGACCACTACCACTGAGCAGTATCTCCCAATGAGAGACTTTGTTGGCAGGAGCACAACTGCGAATGGTGATTTCGGTCAACACACAGGTCATCAACTCCTCAACTTGCGGGGGACTGAAGCGGATTTTGCAGCTATTGCTGCACCTACCCTTAACGTGAATGCAAACACCAACACATCATGGATGAATTTGGCACATCAGAGTTCCCATATACAGGATCCTATTCAGAAACCATTTTTGAGGTCATGGAATTAG
- the LOC113278920 gene encoding uncharacterized protein LOC113278920 produces the protein MPDSFWEKLWKLNLPQRIILFTWKCLQNALLVNFKLARFMKVSLKCPFGCDSDKTIEHLLFHCSFAKSVWDSNPNPIHLNFDCSVTFLDMCKTLIEKPSIDIPLEIILTKIWFIWKERCNWVFGKKTETIPQLALEIQKHLKYCHLEKQDNTHSQDNLEQLEKENWRLPLVSRLKINVDAAWMFKTEPPGYLDGGFMGMTGSGYRGTIGPAANGKRILSGGVVAAQMPAAAMSLGADSGKMAEGKIPIAEPDGVVFRAELQSSNGQNQCSFIE, from the exons ATGCCAGATTCTTTCTGGGAAAAACTCTGGAAACTGAATTTACCACAGAGAATAATACTCTTTACATGGAAATGTCTTCAGAATGCACTTTTAGTTAATTTTAAACTAGCCAGATTCATGAAGGTTTCTCTGAAATGTCCCTTTGGTTGTGATTCTGACAAAACTATTGAACACCTTCTGTTTCACTGTTCTTTCGCAAAATCTGTTTGGGACTCAAACCCAAACCCTATACATTTGAATTTTGACTGCTCTGTTACTTTCTTAGACATGTGCAAAACTTTGATTGAGAAACCAAGTATAGATATCCCCTTAGAGATAATACTGACAAAAAtctggttcatttggaaagaaagatgtaATTGGGTCTTcggaaaaaaaacagaaacaataCCTCAATTAGCTCTAGAAATTCAGAAACATCTGAAGTACTGTCATTTAGAGAAGCAAGATAACACCCATTCTCAGGATAACTTAGAACAGCTGGAAAAAGAGAACTGGAGATTGCCCTTAGTTTCTCGGTTAAAAATCAATGTGGATGCAGCATGGATGTTTAAAACTGAACCTCCAG GTTACTTGGATGGTGGTTTCATGGGAATGACTGGTTCTGGTTATCGTGGGACTATTGGTCCTGCTGCAAACGGGAAACGGATTTTGAGTGGTGGCGTCGTTGCTGCTCAGATGCCAGCTGCTGCTATGTCCCTGGGTGCTGACAGTGGAAAGATGGCT gagGGTAAAATCCCAATTGCTGAGCCTGATGGTGTTGTGTTCCGTGCAGAGCTTCAAAGTTCAAATGGGCAGAATCAATGCAGTTTTATTGAGTAA